tttaattGGCAAGAGAATGGAAGCTAGTATCTCCGGGGACCGCATCACTGTTGCCAAATGTGGAACCAACATCTTATTATGGTCCGGAGCTTCTTTGGAGTTGGCTTTATTCTGTTTTCACGGCCCACCTAAAAAAGCAAAGGGTATGCACCAAAATTAACTTTTGTACAACTAAATAAAAGACACACATGCATACAAACATGTAAGACAAAGGGTAGTCTTGGATTTCGATGGTGGAGACTAAATGCACGGTGAGTATTGATTTTAGATTTCAAGTGTTTCCAACATtcaaaaaagagagaaaaaatgttATATGTGTTTGGAGAATCTCCACATTCGGTAGTAATTGGAGTAATCTACAAGTGAATTAGATACCATATTTTTCACTAAAAACCTTAAATTATTAAGTGTATAAGTCATCTTATTTATAAAGTGTtgaacattttcattttcatccaATATGGACTCTTTTTTTCTCCACACTTGACATCCAATAATTTGCGCTTAAATTATAAGTAGATATAATTTAGGTTGAACAGAATCGTAGGGTCCTCCAATGTTCTTTGGTGGAGCTTTGGGCTATCTTAACAATTACAAGGCTCTTAGAACCGAGGTATCTCCAAAATACTTATTGAAagcactactacagaaaaggcttTTCGCCACGGTTCCGCACGCCCTTTAGCCACGGTTTAACCGTGGCGATAGCGTGCGTGGCAattgctcaattgccacggttcaagggcgaaccgtggcaattgattcTCCTATTACCACAGTTCGTAAAgggtaaccgtggcaatagggtccacatattgccacggttacacACTTAATCGTGGCAATAGAGTTCACATATTGCCACAGTCAAGCgtgtaaccgtggcaatatatgacctctattgccacggttttTTAACCATTGCAATATGTTGTACACCTGGTCTGTGCAATTTCCACGGCcagatttatgtttttttttattggacCTGGTTCACATATTCTAGCAGCCTTGAATAACAAAACAATactaaaaaaggaaaatttctcACAAATCTTCAGCCACACGATGATCAAATAAGTACCTTAAATAAGAAtatacaaatcaaatacaatgTTAAAAAATTGTTTATCTAAGCCAATAAAATTTTGCCAATATACAAAGCTTTGTTGGAATTAGAATCGGATCTAGCTGCATCCATAAAGACGCTAGGGAGAATAGAGTATCTGCAACAACTTGCCATAATGCACACTGCAGCAGAAAAACAGAAGTCCATCACCAACAGCACAGTAGAAGCCGAAACAATAATTACTACAATGCCAAATTTAAACAGTGCAAACACAATTTTGAGCAACATTATGTCAAAGCCACCACTTTGTTTACATGCACTTTGTGATAAAGCTAAAAATAACCAAACCCTTTTTGTTCTAGGAAGAACATGTAGCAAGTAAACCAGAAGTAACATAGGAAAAAAAGGGAAATGCATGTCACCTGTTTAGGCCTTGTCATTATTGTAGGGCCATGAGTTGTATATCTTTGTGTTGCTACTTTGCTCTGTTTGAGTTGATTTTCCATGGGACCAAGCCTTCAAAAACGCAACACACAAGGTAAGAGGGAGGAAAGTTATataatgaaaagaagaaaaacaaagaatCAATACCCCACTTGCATCATTTTCCTCTGAGATAATGGGCAATCCATAGTCACTGAGCTTTGCCATCCAATATCACTAAGAAAAATATTGTTAGTCTTGAGTCGATTTTTGAAGAAACCTGGTATCATTCCAGTGTGTAGGAAGTGGATAGCGTTGGGAATACTAACTAGAATTGTTAATCTCTCTGACCAATTAAAAAACCTTGCTAGAATCATCTCCTGAAATATTatgttgaaaattaaatttagtGCACAATGTAAAACAAACCCTCCACAAATTAATTTGTGACAGACCAAAGTTCTACATTCAACTTTCAAGGTTATAGTTTCATAATTTCGTAAATTTATATCTATCACTCTCTTCATAAACATGATACATTTTGATAGAGGTCCTCCTATGACCATTATGACTTAGATTTTCAGTAAATATTAGTAAAGATAAAGAAGCATTCTACACTTACTAGAGAGATAGGTCTAGAAATTCCCATTTGAGACACATTCATAAATGAGAAAGACTTTTGACTTTTGAGTCATTATGCTCTCCCATAACACCACCAATGCAGTGCCCCAAGAGTGCTACCAAATGCTAGTGGCAAAGCTTTGCAAGTAAATCCAACCTCAGCTTGAAATTCCTAATGAAATACCTTTATGACAAAGGTAAACACCTTATTAGTACCAACATCCCATTCTCCAGTTCTCCTCTGTAAAGCTGCAATATCAGTGAGAAATTTCCATGACCATCTATTCTGATAAGAACAAAGGATAGATTCATATTGAATAATCAAATGAAGATAGTTAATTGAACAATCTATCTTGAAGCATGTTGTCTATAGTTTTGTTTTGGAAGgccaaataaaaaatatataataaaagaaaggaaagatgAAGGTTGTAAGTGTACAGCAAAAGAGAAAGGAGAGACAAAGAAGAAAAACAGCAAACAGAACACAGTAGAACACAAAGACCACCACTAGAAAAAAACTACCACATGCAGCAATGAACAATAGTAAAATAGCCAGCCCTGCCACTGGCCTACTCAATGCACAGCCAGCCAATGAAACAGCAAACAGAAAGCTCCTTCTCAACCACGACCACAACAGCAACCAACAGAGGGAAAGTGCAACCTCAAGCCACTGAATTGTCTCCTCACAGCATCTATTCCCAAGCACAGGCCAAGGTTCAAGGTCCAGTCCACTGATGAGTAAGAGAAGTCcctttttttttgcatttcaaCCAATTCCAAGACCTGAACTTTATTAAATCCATCAACTTATTTTGCAGGTTGTCTATAGTGAAGtgaaaaaagatgaaaataccataaaccaaaagaaaaaacacacaaaatggAATCGAAGTATTGAAGCAAACCTCTGTCCCAAAAGACAGACCACCACTCATAAAGTAATCCTCCAAGTGAATCAATTGCTGCCAAAGACAAACAATGCAAGTCAGGTATACATCAAACTACTTCACAATAACAAAAATGATAAGAACAAATGCCTCCAAAGTGACCTGCCATGGATAAGATGTAACACTCTCAGTGGAACATGCATATAGGAAAATCTCATTATCCTGACAAAAACCCATCAAGAATTGAAGCAGTGTGTTAGTACTGGCTTCTTCCACTCCGCCTCTGCCTCCCCTTGGTGACCAGTGTTTTCCCTCTTAAATCCTGAATCTTCACTTTTCTCTTATCTGAAAGGCGAAACCCAAACAAAAAAATTTTATTCAAGCTGAGAACACACCAAAGAGTTTATTCACCTGTACTTTGTACACCACCATAAGTTTAGAATCCTCATTAGGAAGAGATAGAGCAacaataaaagagaaaatgagagaatCTGAATCAATATCACACCAATAAACCAGAGGGAGCAGGAACAACGCACCCAATTTAGCCAAGTACAATAACAgcgaaaaaaaattcttctagTTGGAAGAATTGCCCTAATTCAGGTCTAAAAGGATCAGATCCAAACGACAAGAAATTCCCAGgaagaaaatttattttttcttcttttacggCAAAATACCCATAATTTTTTTCCAGTTTGGGGGTTGCTGGACCATTGAACAATTGAATTCGGTTGGAGAAAAAGAAGATGCGAGAAGAAGAGTGCATGGTACCTGGTGAGCAGACGGCGACGTATTCGATGGTCGGAAGAGGGGTGGGGGCGGTGGAGGGTCACGCTCCGATTTGAGGAATTAGGGCAAGAGAGAGAACGATTGAGAAGCGAGAGGGAGAAGAGGAGTGCGAACAGAGAGGGAAGAGAGGGAACAGAGAGAATAGATCGAGAGAgttagggtttttctttggAGAGTAGGAGGGAAAAAAAACGAGAGGACTGGGGGTAAGTGAAAATCTCAAAAAAATtatctattgccacggttcctaaaaaaaattttaaaataatgtcTCATTTTGCCACGGTTCCGTTTATAACCGTGGTAACTGACCTTTTGCCAtggttccgcctataaccgtggcaattgaggcgTGGCAAAAGGTCTTTCCTGTAGTAGTGAAGTGATTCTCAAGTTACTGTGAAGCTgattaggtagcgtttggtgacggaacAGAACATGACAGAACAGAACGAAATGGGGCAGAACAGGatggaacaggacaataatgttctatgtgttgtgtttggtaactccaagtcaatagaacagaaccatgattttaattacatatataaccctacatgtttaatatttgattgacgaaaacaaattgaactcaattgaacattttgcatagaaacagtttgttattgcttacttcatgaaataatcacttatttctttaaaataatcacttatatattgtttcagttgtttcagtatgctattgaaaaaagcagaaacctaattatctatttaagctattttaagtgtgtttgtttagattaaaaaatattgatttttaactataatttttttaagagattttgagaaaagcataagttgattcgtgtttgactactctaattaaaatcattttttttatctcccctcatctatcatcatagattttcattataagctaaagtaactgtttcaaataatttgttttcagcttcagccgAAACAaatacaaaaagtgattttttgattaaaagtgattttttcaaaataagttgaattaaacgcactctaattggctcgtttatcattgctacaaaaactgattttacttttgaaaaaataattcattttattttaattaagttgattcgtgtttgactactctaattaaaatcactttttatctcctctcatctatcatcataggttttcatgataagctaaagtaactgtttcaagtAATCTGTTTTCAggttcagctgaaacaaacacaaaaagtgatatttgattaaaaagtgattttttaatttaaaaagtgattttttattaaaaagtgatttttccaaaataagttgaatcaaatgcacgctaattggctcgtttatcattgcttacaaaaagtggttttacttttgaaaaaaataattgattttattttagtgatttttttgaaaaagtatattttcatttaactttgtctacaaatataatataataagtgctttcaattttataagtgattttaaactgtttagatacataaaatttcaaatataaattatgggtatttttgaacttgcaaaagttttaagagagtcTTCCGTTTCGTTCCCTTCTGTTCCACCCTTttccagggaaccaaagtgtccctggagccttttgtcctgttccgttccatcttaaaaacacgATAAACACAGAACGAAACCCATGTGTCATGTTCCGTTTCcttcccacctgtctaccaaacgctaccttaatAATGATTACGCTAGTTTTCATTCTTATATATCACTACCCGTACCATTTTTTGCTTTTAGCAATAAGGTATATGCAACAAGTAAAAAGTGTTGCTAAAAGTGCTTCACGAATTAGTTTGTACATGTTGTAAAAAATAGTTCAGTTTAGACTACATATTTATAAGAACTCTAAATAAGTGTTTCCTATGTAATAATTATTTCTTAATATCCACAATAGATTATATTTTCTCAGTGTTATTAGAGAGCACAAAAAACTAACTACAGAAAATGAGATAGTGTCGACAACTATTTTGGGCAGTTGTGAAAAACTAAAGCTGTTACTTATTGTGTTTATGACCACAATTTTCAATTGTTgcgaaaaataaaaaatattgtcaTGTATGCATCGATGGTGAGTCAAATTAGAGATGGATGAAGAAGGATTTGGCTGCATGAAAcaaatttcttatttttaatattataattctTTCTACTTGGATAATTATTTAATCATTAATATCTCATGAGCTTTTACATCAATTTTTAATGAAAGTAATAATTGGTAGGAAGCAATTAAATTCATACTAAGTTAGACCTGTTAAGAATGTACAATTAAGAAAAGCTaagaaatttaaaaaacaaGAGCAAAATGGTGACGAACATTGCACAATTTCCCGggtacttatttcattacaatttaTAGTTACTGAATCATAATTCATACAAGTGATACAATCCTATTATGTGAATAAATAATGGTACCTTCCGAGTTTGGCGACTTTAAACTAGGTTTGAGAACGAGTCACACTTAAATCCTTTAAGCTCAAATCCTTAGAACGTGAGGGATTGTGTACTCTACAAGTTTGGCTCAAATGTCATATCCTCTTCCTCAGCATTAAAATGTAATAATGACCGCTCTTGATATGGGAGGCAGCCATAACTCCCCtcgtcccctattataagtcacttttacccaattctctaggattaagaaaaatTGTTAAGAGCAATAAATTGTAGTTTTTTAAAGACACTTTCCAAAATCACCCTCATATGAAATTCTCTCTCCATATTAACATTCCACTACCTTTAAACTATAAGGGTCTTGGAAATCAAGCAAAATTTTGGGAACATAAAAATTCTTTGAATGTGaagtattaaatatgagggtaaacatggaaaaatataattaatgccCCATAGATAATGTAAAATAACTTATATTATGAGAcaagaaaaactcaaaaagagtgacttataataggggacggagggagtagctAATGATGGCAGTTAATAATTTCATCAGTGACCAATGAAAAATCCCAGCAAATTAAAGGCCAAGACGAGTCTTTAAAATGGAGTCTTAGCCCAACCTTTAAGGCATCTTCACTCACTACAAATTTTAGACCCTATGGTTAATTAAGTGCTTCAGTGCTCTCTCAAGCATACATCCGAAATTTGGAGGGAGCAATATCAAATAATGTGTTGGTTTAGTTGTAAGAAACTAGATCATTTTTAGGATGAAAGAACGAATTCAATTTTCGAAAAAGACATTTGTTGAGAGAAACTTACAACTGTTTCTCAAACGGTAACAACATTTattaaagacaaaaaaaatcaataataagTAATGTAACTACTTTTAGGTTTTCTAAATACCTCTTTTGATTGGGCCTTATTTAAAGACTTCTAACCCAATATTTCTTTTACCATTGGATGAGAAGTTATTCCGAAATTAACTACTAATTGTAGATTTTGTTGGACGGAAATTGATTATGTGCATGCAAAATATAGTAGGGTTTGATTCCTAAATTTTtgtaaatggaaaaaaaattcattgattAATCTCCTCTTATTTAATGTGCTGATTGTGAGACGAAAAATTAGTCTCACAGTTGTCAAATTTAAACAAATATATCTTGATCAATACAATATTGGTAGAAGagaaatcaatcaatcaatatatattagaaaaagaagaacttccatcagtCTGATTAAATGACATGTCATTCTCACGCTAAttctcattaaaaaaaactcacgtgtcattctcataaaaaaaattcacgtgtcattctcacgttaattctcataaaaaaaatttccacgtgtcattctatTAGATAGCTTCTTTtctgttgtgttattttatcttgaaatcgaattttaaaagatttaccctaattatctaagatttacctacattttttaaaattaagatttacctagattactccttactaattttatttccaaaacaaatcttgaaaccgttttcattaactctttaaattaagaaaagtcTCAAGCATAATTTACTGCATATTTACAGCAATCCCATGATTTCtcattttattctttctcatgatctacaatataaaaataaaatatgtagtgttgagattataatccattaatttttttttaaagatttcccctaattatctaagatatgCATCAGCCATCTCCTCCcttatatatcaatatatattagaaaagaattagaTAACTTCTCTTTTGTTGACATGTGTTCTCTGATTCTAAAACAAATCTCACAaccaaattttaaaagatttgccataATTATCTaatatttacctagattactccttactaaatttatttcatcaatcttgatttaaataagttataaatatgtttaattattttggggaaTTAAAACAGTTATTATTTGATGGATACGGGGAAGATTataatatttgatttgattggtttccaaatgtttaagaaaatgaaaggttttaataatcattccagaaataagaaattattatagaaaaaaaatgggGGAAAAGGGAATTTGAAAGAAGGgatgaggagagagagagagaggggttgGGGGGGGGGAGGACAATTAATGGGGAAAGAGGAAAAATATATAGGAAAACCGAAAATTTAAAATGTCAgatgagagaaaagagaaatgaaCGAATTGAGGAAGAAAAAAAGACAATTAAGGGAGAAATAATAGAGAAAGAGGTGAACACATGTTGGgaacaacttaaaaaaaaaaatagataacttagaatttaaaaaataataacctGAAACGAACTCGCATTATCacgttcatgattaattgatgtattAAATATAATAGACATATTGTTGCACGGGAAAAAAACAATTGGACAGGCATGTGCGCGTATATATAATAATCCACGTAGGATTTATATATACATCCATATATAATTCCTCAAGATATCAAAAAGGCTAAAGCGCGCATATATATCCTGGCAAGAGAACAAATGTTTCATTTACGTACGTGGGGGGAAGCTTTGCTCAGAGCGCAATATCCATCAAAAGCAGAAGCTGTGGGCATAATTTCATACAGGGTTCAGATTAAAGAAGGAATAATTTTGACTGCAGCAAAAGATCACAGATATTGGAGTCcagatttaaaataaattcacTGTCCTGTGAGATGTcaatgaaaagaagaaaaaagaagaagcataTTGCGATACAAAGTGGAAGGAAGCAGGCTTGACCCACAAAGagaaaagaagaggaaaaaaacAGCTTTATGGGGAGTGTGGATGAGGTTGCATGATTGAACTGAAGTAAAACTCTCCTCTCCATCTAAAATTCACAACAATCTTTTGGTATGTACAAATATACACACACTTAATTCAAAGGTTGCTCCTTTCACTTTTTGAGAGGGAGATAATGGGGAAAAGCAAGAAAGAAGATAGGGAAATTAAAAAGGCATGCAAGGGGCCTGGCATGAGTATGACAGGACTAAGATCTTTGCGGTGGGAGGTGGTGGAAGTGGAGGAGGTGGAGGGATTGAATGAttataatgacaataataataGATTGAAAGATAGATAGTTATAATCATGGGCGAAGCAGATTCACTTTCCTCTTTGTCATCACTTTCTAAGGCATGAT
This is a stretch of genomic DNA from Lotus japonicus ecotype B-129 chromosome 1, LjGifu_v1.2. It encodes these proteins:
- the LOC130722077 gene encoding uncharacterized protein LOC130722077; the protein is MNVSQMGISRPISLEMILARFFNWSERLTILVSIPNAIHFLHTGMIPGFFKNRLKTNNIFLSDIGWQSSVTMDCPLSQRKMMQVGLGPMENQLKQSKVATQRYTTHGPTIMTRPKQCALWQVVADTLFSLASLWMQLDPILIPTKLCILAKFYWLR